The DNA window CATCTTTGACTTTCATTGTTGCCGACTCTTTTTCAGTTCAGAAAGGGAAATAAATTTTGCAGTTCCATTAGCAATTTTCACTTTTCTCTCACTAAGAATTTTTTCATGCCATTCAGGTGTTTCAATTTCATCCATTTCATATAAAAAACTATCCC is part of the Desulfobulbaceae bacterium genome and encodes:
- a CDS encoding addiction module protein; translation: MNISELKKLSTIDRLQAMEALWDSFLYEMDEIETPEWHEKILSERKVKIANGTAKFISLSELKKSRQQ